AGATGTGGACCTGGACCAGTACCCTGGTGCCGATCAGGGCTCTTCCACACTGCAAACGCCTACCACGCGCCGGTTTGGTTTTAACGTTAATCTCACTTTCTGATCCGCTTAAACATGAATTGTATGAAATCACTGAAAATAGTTGCCTTTGCTGCGTTGGCTGGTATGGCCTTCAGCAGTTGCAATAAAAAGTTTGAAGATTATTCCATCAATACTAATAAACCCGCCAAAGTTCCGCCCAGCCTGGTACTGGGAGGCATTTTGGGAGATATGAACGCAGACAAGCCATGGAGCGCGGTGATGCGCTGGAACCAGTTTGACTGTTGTAACTATAACTACTATGGCGATCAGCGCTACGACTGGAACGGGGCTGATTTTTCCAGCTATTTCTCTCTGACCAACATACAGCAGATGGAAACAGAAGCTGTCCGGCTGGGAGGAAAGGATGTAAATCCATATACTGCTTTGGGCAAATTTGCCCGTGCCTTTTTCTACTACCGGCTGTCCAGCCTCGTAGGAGATGTGCCAATGAAATCAGCGCTGTTGGGCAAAGACAACATCACCCCAACTTACGACGCGCAGAAAGCTGTATTTGTACAGATACTGCAATGGCTGGAAGATGCCAATACCCAGCTGGCCGCACAGATAGCCAATCCCGATAAGTCCAATACCGCAGAAGGACAGGTGCTGAAAGGTGATTTTTATTATGGCAACGATCTCACCAAATGGCAGCGCGCGGTAAACACGTTCCGTTTACGCGTGTTAATCGCACTGAGCAAAAAATCCGGTGATGCTGATATCAATGTGGCGCAACAATTTAAAAATATCGTTGGTAATCCTGCTAAATACCCGCTGATGGAATCGATGGACCACAACATGCAGTTCATCTACAATAACATCAACAAGTACCCGTCCAACCCGGATAACCTCGGCTTTGACGCTACCCGGTACAATATGTCGGCTACTTACCTTAATACGCTGGTGGGGCTTAATGATCCGAGGGCTTACGTGACCGCCGAGCCGGCCACCAAACAGATCAATGAGCTGCATAAGCTGCCTTCTGATATTACGGCCTATGTGGGCGCTTCTTCCGGTGAGAGCCAGGAAGATATGTCTTCTAAGATGTCTAACGTGGATACGGCCGTTTATTCCCTGCGCAGCAGAAGCCGTTACTATAGCAGCTATGCCGCCGAACCTGGTGTGATCATCGGTTTCCCGGAACTGTGCTTTAACATGGCGGAGGCTATCAACCGTGGATGGATCACGGGGGACGCGGAAGCCTGGTACAAAAAAGGCATCAAAGCATCTCTGGGCTTTTATGGTATTCCTACAGAAGTGGCCGGCACTGTCAACAAAACGTATAAGGGTACCCGTTATGACGTGCCTTTCGATTTTGAGAACGGTTATTATCAACAGGCGACCGTTAAGTACCAGGGCAACAACGCCCAGGGCCTGACACAGATCCTGACGCAGAAATACCTCGCGTTCTTTGAAAACTCCGGCTGGGAGGCGTATTTCAACTGGCGCCGCACAGGAGTGCCTACCTTCCTGACGGGCGCAGGCACGGGCAACAGTGGCGTGCTCCCCAAGCGTTTCAAATATCCGGACACAGAGCGGTCTGCCAATACCGTTAACTGGACCGCTTCGCTGAAGAGCCAGTTCGGCGGCACCACCGATGATATTAATGCTGCTATGTGGCTCATACAATAACAAAAACAACATAAAGCCTGATGGCCCGGACAGATCGCTGTCCGGGCCTTTTTTATGGCCGTCTGACTATACCGTTATTTAGTAATACTTAACAATTAGTTCAGTATTGCTTAACAATTAGTTTACATTGGATAGGCACCTTTGACCCAAATATTGAATGGAAAATGCTGACTATTCCCTGGATACAGAAGCGGCTGGAGCGGGCGCCGAATGTTGTTTTGTCTTTGTACGCCGCATTGGTGGCCTTTGGGACCTATTCCTGCATGTACGCTTTCAGGAAACCATTTACGGCAGGCATATTTGAAGGACTTTCTTTTTGGGGAGTGGACTATAAGATCTGGCTGGTGATCAGTCAGACGATCGGGTATGCCTGTAGCAAGTTCTACGGCATCCGTTTTATTGCGGAAATGAAGGGCAGCAACAGGGCGCAGTATATTATGATGCTGATCCTGATTTCATGGGCGGCATTGCTGGGCTTTGCCCTAGTGCCGGCGCCGTTTAATATAGCCTTTCTCTTTATTAACGGTTTTCCGCTGGGCATGATCTGGGGACTGGTGTTCAGCTACCTGGAAGGCAGGCGGAGCACAGAGTTTATGGGTGCTGTATTATCCATCAGTTTTATTTTTTCTTCCGGGTTTGTAAAATCTGCCGGTAAGATGACCATCATATCCTGGCATGTTTCTGAATCCTGGATGCCTTTTGTAACGGGCCTGTTGTTTCTGGTACCTATTTTCATTTTCATCCTGCTGCTGGAGCAGATACCGCCGCCGGGCGCGGAAGATGTGCAAATGCGTACGAAAAGAGTGCCTATGAACAAACAGGAGCGCAGGCGTTTTTTGCAAACGTTCCTGCCTGGCCTGGTGTTGCTGATCGGCAGTTATGTATTGCTGACCGTGCTGCGTGACATGCGTGACAACTTCGCTGCTGACATCTGGAAAGACCTCGGCTATGGAGCAGATACCGGTATCTTTACCCGTACCGAAATACCCGTGTCTGTGGCTATTATTGCCATCATGGGAATGCTGGTATTTGTGAAGAACAACTATCAGGCATTTATGCTGAATCATGTGATCGTGATTTCCGGGTTCCTGATAGCGCTCGTCAGCACACTGGCATTCCGGCAGCATCGCCTGGACCCGGTGTGGTGGATGACACTGACAGGACTGGGATTGTATATGGGATATATTCCCTTCAACTGTATATTCTTCGAACGACTGATAGCGGTATTTAAATACGCCAGCAATGTGGGCTTTATCATGTATGTGGCTGATTCCTTCGGATACCTGGGCAGCGTAGGGGTGATGCTGTTCAAGAACGCCAGTCATCTGCCCCT
The Chitinophaga varians genome window above contains:
- a CDS encoding SusD/RagB family nutrient-binding outer membrane lipoprotein, producing MKSLKIVAFAALAGMAFSSCNKKFEDYSINTNKPAKVPPSLVLGGILGDMNADKPWSAVMRWNQFDCCNYNYYGDQRYDWNGADFSSYFSLTNIQQMETEAVRLGGKDVNPYTALGKFARAFFYYRLSSLVGDVPMKSALLGKDNITPTYDAQKAVFVQILQWLEDANTQLAAQIANPDKSNTAEGQVLKGDFYYGNDLTKWQRAVNTFRLRVLIALSKKSGDADINVAQQFKNIVGNPAKYPLMESMDHNMQFIYNNINKYPSNPDNLGFDATRYNMSATYLNTLVGLNDPRAYVTAEPATKQINELHKLPSDITAYVGASSGESQEDMSSKMSNVDTAVYSLRSRSRYYSSYAAEPGVIIGFPELCFNMAEAINRGWITGDAEAWYKKGIKASLGFYGIPTEVAGTVNKTYKGTRYDVPFDFENGYYQQATVKYQGNNAQGLTQILTQKYLAFFENSGWEAYFNWRRTGVPTFLTGAGTGNSGVLPKRFKYPDTERSANTVNWTASLKSQFGGTTDDINAAMWLIQ
- a CDS encoding DUF5690 family protein translates to MLTIPWIQKRLERAPNVVLSLYAALVAFGTYSCMYAFRKPFTAGIFEGLSFWGVDYKIWLVISQTIGYACSKFYGIRFIAEMKGSNRAQYIMMLILISWAALLGFALVPAPFNIAFLFINGFPLGMIWGLVFSYLEGRRSTEFMGAVLSISFIFSSGFVKSAGKMTIISWHVSESWMPFVTGLLFLVPIFIFILLLEQIPPPGAEDVQMRTKRVPMNKQERRRFLQTFLPGLVLLIGSYVLLTVLRDMRDNFAADIWKDLGYGADTGIFTRTEIPVSVAIIAIMGMLVFVKNNYQAFMLNHVIVISGFLIALVSTLAFRQHRLDPVWWMTLTGLGLYMGYIPFNCIFFERLIAVFKYASNVGFIMYVADSFGYLGSVGVMLFKNASHLPLSWSQFFGDAVVGVCVTGIVMMVVSSWYFKKKYNGDSLKLGMVN